In Polyangiaceae bacterium, a single genomic region encodes these proteins:
- a CDS encoding sigma-70 family RNA polymerase sigma factor: MLASAFGLSRPEFDDLVKTMMAVVRKVGCPAHVHPLEVVHDAFIKALDKPISKRRSSTDREKFIGWMCELARYAALTNRGSKHRKLLGEELTDANIAAALSTPAHVPDVGMRKALEEALALLDAKDLALLYAHYVEDKTVQEIADEQNRRWSTVDSRLRRVRRLLRAAMQSTIIAFVLFVAKNARAQGARLARHVSRLLPHATHAACAMTVAVVCGIVAHGNSTATPVRQDIPSLVALAPPETATTNAMAPPLPQEVAPVKPIGLDELGEQWSASTMKSTKFALCLQTTVVPFGFLLASAMTAGACAGTDRQTPPPQEPEEEYDPGGYDPYDLACQSETARGNDCLSKEEWCAKRGMRPARRGCK, translated from the coding sequence ATGCTCGCTTCGGCTTTTGGTTTGTCGAGACCAGAGTTCGACGACCTGGTGAAGACCATGATGGCGGTGGTGCGGAAAGTGGGTTGTCCTGCGCATGTTCATCCCTTGGAGGTCGTGCATGATGCCTTCATCAAGGCCCTAGACAAACCCATTTCGAAGCGCCGGTCCAGCACTGACCGAGAAAAATTCATCGGGTGGATGTGTGAGCTCGCGAGATATGCGGCTTTGACCAATCGCGGGTCCAAACATCGCAAGCTTTTAGGCGAAGAGCTCACCGATGCGAACATCGCCGCCGCGCTCTCCACGCCCGCCCATGTGCCCGACGTGGGTATGCGCAAAGCTCTAGAAGAGGCGTTGGCTCTGCTCGATGCCAAAGACCTGGCGCTCTTGTATGCTCATTACGTCGAAGACAAGACCGTGCAGGAGATTGCCGACGAACAGAACCGGCGTTGGTCAACGGTTGACTCGCGTCTTCGCCGGGTGCGGCGCTTGCTGCGCGCGGCCATGCAATCAACCATCATCGCCTTCGTCTTGTTCGTCGCAAAAAACGCCCGCGCACAAGGTGCTCGTTTGGCCCGGCACGTTTCGCGGTTGCTTCCGCATGCGACCCACGCGGCGTGCGCGATGACCGTCGCCGTGGTCTGCGGAATCGTCGCGCATGGGAATTCGACGGCTACGCCAGTACGTCAGGACATACCGTCGCTCGTGGCGTTGGCCCCACCAGAGACAGCCACCACGAATGCTATGGCGCCGCCCTTGCCCCAGGAGGTTGCGCCCGTAAAACCGATTGGCCTTGACGAACTCGGCGAGCAGTGGTCTGCTTCGACCATGAAGTCGACCAAGTTTGCCCTTTGTCTCCAAACAACCGTCGTCCCCTTTGGTTTTCTCTTGGCGTCCGCCATGACCGCTGGAGCTTGCGCCGGGACGGACCGCCAAACGCCTCCACCGCAAGAGCCAGAGGAGGAGTACGATCCAGGCGGGTATGACCCGTATGACCTGGCGTGTCAGAGCGAGACAGCCCGTGGCAACGACTGTCTTTCGAAGGAAGAGTGGTGCGCAAAGAGGGGCATGCGCCCCGCGCGTCGCGGCTGCAAGTGA
- a CDS encoding DUF420 domain-containing protein codes for MDYPHLGLVVPHDTGSSIWKHKRIQVILAAILAIVIVAFEVDMRLSGGIFEMTKESRFAGTPFLNASIGVHVLLSILTTISWIVLITLSLRRFPNPPIPGPFSRAHRFWGKFGMLTMALTGITGIELYVIGFAF; via the coding sequence ATGGATTATCCCCATCTTGGCCTGGTCGTACCGCACGACACGGGTTCGTCAATATGGAAACACAAGCGGATTCAGGTCATCCTCGCCGCCATATTGGCCATCGTCATCGTCGCATTCGAAGTGGACATGCGTTTGTCGGGCGGCATCTTCGAGATGACGAAGGAAAGCCGTTTTGCAGGAACGCCGTTTCTGAATGCCTCGATCGGCGTACACGTGCTCTTGTCGATCTTGACGACGATCTCATGGATCGTCCTCATTACGTTGTCTTTGCGCCGATTTCCGAATCCACCGATTCCCGGACCATTCAGCCGTGCACATCGCTTCTGGGGCAAGTTCGGAATGCTCACGATGGCGTTGACTGGAATTACGGGAATCGAGCTTTACGTGATTGGATTCGCTTTCTAG
- a CDS encoding DUF2804 domain-containing protein yields the protein MQNEITKPLDLLDSRGHITTEGWARKPYWRYDRRAIAAPKWRIKEWDYFSILSSRQKFGVCLTMSDLGYLGLFAISFLDFERGFYHQVEAVTLFPLGKCGFPEKSDEGLLRFEDKKLRLEFRYAEGRRTLSFSAPKLRNAQGDQGISGTITLDQPPELQSMNIATSWAENRRAFYYNRKINCLPASGELTIGKRKYVFAPEEDFGALDWGRGNWTYKNRWYWGSASARVGAKVLGWNIGYGFSDRTPATENTLFVDGVAHKLADVTFHFDERDYMKPCRFSSSDRRFEMQFTPIVDRKATINLGLLRSIQHQVFGYFTGTVVLDDGTTLPVNRVLGFAEDVINWW from the coding sequence ATGCAGAACGAAATCACCAAACCTCTCGACTTGCTCGATTCTCGAGGGCACATCACGACCGAGGGCTGGGCCCGGAAGCCTTATTGGCGTTACGATCGTCGGGCCATTGCCGCCCCCAAATGGCGTATCAAAGAATGGGATTATTTTAGCATCCTGTCGAGCCGCCAAAAGTTCGGCGTCTGTCTCACGATGAGCGACCTCGGGTATCTCGGCCTATTTGCCATTTCTTTTTTGGATTTCGAGCGAGGGTTTTACCACCAAGTCGAGGCGGTCACGCTTTTCCCTTTGGGCAAATGCGGTTTTCCCGAAAAAAGTGACGAGGGACTGTTACGATTCGAGGACAAGAAGCTGCGCTTGGAGTTCCGTTATGCCGAGGGGCGGCGCACGCTGAGTTTTTCTGCTCCGAAACTACGAAATGCTCAAGGTGACCAGGGTATCTCCGGAACGATTACGCTCGACCAACCGCCCGAGCTGCAAAGCATGAACATTGCGACGTCGTGGGCTGAAAATCGCCGCGCTTTTTATTACAACCGCAAGATCAATTGTCTGCCGGCATCGGGCGAGCTCACCATCGGGAAGCGTAAGTACGTCTTTGCACCCGAGGAAGATTTCGGGGCGCTTGATTGGGGACGAGGCAACTGGACCTACAAGAATCGTTGGTATTGGGGATCGGCATCCGCGCGCGTTGGGGCGAAGGTGCTGGGGTGGAACATCGGATATGGTTTTTCCGACCGAACTCCAGCGACGGAAAATACGCTTTTCGTCGATGGCGTGGCCCACAAGTTGGCGGATGTGACGTTCCATTTCGACGAACGCGATTACATGAAGCCGTGTCGTTTTTCGAGCTCGGATCGGCGTTTCGAGATGCAGTTTACGCCCATCGTGGATCGGAAGGCGACGATCAACCTTGGTCTACTGCGCTCGATTCAACACCAGGTATTTGGGTATTTCACGGGTACAGTGGTACTCGATGACGGAACGACGCTGCCGGTGAACCGCGTGTTGGGTTTTGCGGAGGATGTCATCAATTGGTGGTGA